The Gemmatimonadaceae bacterium region GAATCGCACCATTCCGTGCACGCGGCCGTGGTCATCGAGGACGATTCTCTCGCTGCCGGCGCGCGCAACACTCGGATCGTGAGCTCGTGGCGCTCGTGCGCCAAGCCATTTCAGGTCATGCCATTTCTCGAGGCGGGCGGCTTCGACGAGCTCCGCTGGGGCGACGACCAGCTGGCGCTGGCGTGCGCGTCACACGGCGGAGAGCCGGAACACGTCGCGCTCGCTCAGGCGATGCTTGCCGACGTCGGGCTGGAAGAGGGCGACCTGGCCTGCGGGCCGCACGATCCGATCTCGCCGCGCGGGCTCAAGCTGTTGCGCGAATCGGGCGCTCGACTGTCTCGGCTGCACAACAATTGTTCGGGAAAGCACGCCGCGATGCTCGCGCGGGCCCACACCGCGGGTTGGCCGACGTACGGTTACGAGCGCCGCGACCACCCGGTTCAACGTTGCTGCCTGCAGGCGTCGGCGAAATGGTCGGGGCTCGACGAGAACGAGATCGGCCAGGCCGTCGACGGCTGCGGCGTCGTCGCGTTCTCGCTTCCGCTCGACGGCATGGCCCGCGCGTGGTCTCGACTCGGCCGCGCGTCGCGTGACGGCAGCACGCTCGCCGGCCGCATCGTGCACGCGATGGGAACGCGGCCCTTTCTCGTCGGTGGCACGGACCGGTTCGACTCGGTGTTGATCGAGGAGACCGACGGGCGCGTCGTGGCGAAGATCGGTGCCGAAGGCGTGCACTGCGCCGCCGTGCCGGAGTTGGGCATCGGTATCGCGGTCAAGGTCGACGACGGTGCCTCGCGCGCGCAGTTTCCCGCCGTGATCCGCGTGCTTCAGCTTTTCGACGTCTTGCCCGGACAGCTTCCGCCGAGGCTGGAAGAGTTCTTCCGGCGTCCGGTGCGTAACACGCGCGGCGAAACGGTCGGCGAGATTCGGCTCGTCGCCTGAGCGCACTCGCGCGACGATTTGGTTCGCCGCGACGCCGACTGATGACGCCGCCCGCCGACATCCACGACACCTTGGCGGTCCTCGACGACGCGACCGTCGCGCTGGTCCGCCTGGCCGCGGTCGTCGCGGCGGGCGACGAGGGTTCGCTTCGCGACGAGATTTCTCGGAGCGCCGGCGCGATCCCCGACGTGTGGGTCGAGGAGTTGCTGCTTCAGACGTACCTGTTCGCCGGTTTTCCGCGCACGCTCAACGCGATGCGCGAATGGCGGCGGATTCATCCGACGATTGCGAGCGCGCCGGAGTCGCGCACGCCCACGCGCGCCGACGGAGAGGCCACCTGCGAGCGAGTCTACGGCAAGATGTACGACCGACTGCGTGAGAACATTCGACATTTGCATCCGCTGCTCGACGACTGGATGATCTCCGAGGGATACGGCAAGGTGCTGTCGCGCGCCGGTCTGGACCTGCCGCGCCGCGAGCTCTGCATCGTGGCGGCGTGCGCGGCGACCGCGCAGGACCGTCAGCTGCACTCGCATCTACACGGCGCGCTGAACGCCGGTGCGTCCGCGGGTGCGATCGACGCCGCCGTCGATGTGCTCGGAGACGTACTCGACGCGACCCGCTTGCGCGACGTCAAACTTCTCTGGGCACGGGTGCGCGGAAAATGAGCAACATGTTCGTGGACCGCGTCGTCGTGAACGCGAAGGCAGGAAGCGGGGGCTCGGGTATCGTCTCGTTCCGCCGCGAGAAGTTCATTCCGATGGGCGGCCCGGACGGCGGCGACGGCGGCCGCGGCGGCGACGTGATCGTCGTCGGCGACTCCAACCTCGCCACGCTGCTCGACTATACGTATCGCGATTCGTGGCAGGCCACTGCCGGTGATCACGGTTCGGGCGCCAACAAGACCGGGCGTTCGGGAGAGGACGTCATCATGCCCGTGCCCGTCGGCACGGTGATCCGCGATCTCGATACGGAGGAGCGGCTCGGTGAAGTGCTGGAGAACGGCGATCGACTGATCGTCGCGCGCGGCGGACGCGGCGGGAAGGGAAACGCCTACTTCACGAGCTCCACGCACCAGTCGCCGCGGGAATACCAGCCGGGCGAAGACGGTGAGACGCGACGGCTCGAGTTGGAGCTCAAGCTCATCGCCGACGTGGGGCTCGTCGGCCAACCGAACGCGGGCAAGTCGACGTTGCTCTCGGTGATTTCGGCGGCGCG contains the following coding sequences:
- a CDS encoding asparaginase, translated to MRTLELDVVATRGSEIESHHSVHAAVVIEDDSLAAGARNTRIVSSWRSCAKPFQVMPFLEAGGFDELRWGDDQLALACASHGGEPEHVALAQAMLADVGLEEGDLACGPHDPISPRGLKLLRESGARLSRLHNNCSGKHAAMLARAHTAGWPTYGYERRDHPVQRCCLQASAKWSGLDENEIGQAVDGCGVVAFSLPLDGMARAWSRLGRASRDGSTLAGRIVHAMGTRPFLVGGTDRFDSVLIEETDGRVVAKIGAEGVHCAAVPELGIGIAVKVDDGASRAQFPAVIRVLQLFDVLPGQLPPRLEEFFRRPVRNTRGETVGEIRLVA
- a CDS encoding carboxymuconolactone decarboxylase family protein; this encodes MTPPADIHDTLAVLDDATVALVRLAAVVAAGDEGSLRDEISRSAGAIPDVWVEELLLQTYLFAGFPRTLNAMREWRRIHPTIASAPESRTPTRADGEATCERVYGKMYDRLRENIRHLHPLLDDWMISEGYGKVLSRAGLDLPRRELCIVAACAATAQDRQLHSHLHGALNAGASAGAIDAAVDVLGDVLDATRLRDVKLLWARVRGK
- the obgE gene encoding GTPase ObgE; its protein translation is MSNMFVDRVVVNAKAGSGGSGIVSFRREKFIPMGGPDGGDGGRGGDVIVVGDSNLATLLDYTYRDSWQATAGDHGSGANKTGRSGEDVIMPVPVGTVIRDLDTEERLGEVLENGDRLIVARGGRGGKGNAYFTSSTHQSPREYQPGEDGETRRLELELKLIADVGLVGQPNAGKSTLLSVISAARPKIADYPFTTLAPNLGVVQLSDGRTFVVADIPGIIEGAHEGRGLGLQFLRHIERTRLLAFLIPIDSMDWQAEYDQLRGEIAAYSEALAEKPHCVVFTKMDLLGDDDAPPIDAPDAFGVFAISAAGRTGLDSLLAAWWTRLLEMKKTAAVRPDVIPLP